The DNA window CTGGTCGAGATCGGGACCGGCGGGGACGTGGTCCCCGCGCAGTCGGTGCAGAACCTGCGGCGGGCCCAGCCCGGCCTGCGGGTGCGGAACACCTACGGACCGACCGAGACCACCCTGTGCGCGACGTGGAAGCCGATCGAGCCCGGCGAGGAGCTCGGGTGGGAGCTGCCGGTCGGCCGTCCCATGGCCAACCGCAAGGTCTACATCCTCGATGCCTTCCTGCGCCCGGTCGCGCCGGGAGTGGCCGGCGAGCTGTACATCGCCGGCACGGGGCTGGCCCGCGGGTACCTCACCAGCACGGGCCTGACGGCCGAGCGGTTCGTGGCGTGCCCGTTCCTCGCCGGTGAACGGATGTACCGCACCGGCGACCTGGCGCGCTGGAACAAGGACGGCGAGGTGGTGTTCCTCGGCCGAGCCGACGACCAGGTGAAGATCCGCGGCTACCGGGTGGAGCTGGGCGAGGTGGAGGCCGTGCTGGCGGCCCAGCCCGGGGTGGTCGAGGCAGTTGTCATGGCGCGGGAGGACCAGCCGGGCGAGAAGCGTCTGGTGGGCTACTTCGTCTCCGACGGCAGTGATGCGGGGCCGGAACAGATCCGGCGTCACATGGCCCTGGTCCTGCCCGCGTACATGGTGCCGATGGCGGTTGTCGCCCTGCCCGGCCTGCCGGTCACCGCCCACGGCAAGGTGGACCGCCGGGCCCTGCCCGCCCTGGATCTCGCGGGACACGCGTCGGAGAAGGTGCCGGAGAGCGAGACCGAGAAGGTGCTGTGCGCGCTGTTCTCCGAGATCCTCGGCGTCGACCACGTGGGTGGCGACGACACCTTCCACGACCTCGGCGGGAGTTCGGCGCTGGCCATGCGGCTGATCGCGCGGATCCGTGAGGAACTCGGCGCGGATCTGCCCATCCGGCAGCTGTTCTCCTCGCCGACACCCGCGGGTCTGGCGAGGGTGCTTGCCGCGAAGTCACGCCCCGCACTGGAAGCCGCCCAGCGGCCGGACCGGGTGCCGGTCACCACCCGGCAGCTGCGCGCCCGGCTGCTGGCCGAGCCCGGGAAGGAGACGGCCGGCCTGCACGCGTCGGTCGCACTGCGCCTGCGCGGCCGGTTGGACGTGCCCGCGCTGGCGGCGGCGCTCGGCGACGTCGCGGCCCGGCACGAAATCTTCCGTACGACCTTCCCCGGCGACGCACAGAGTGTCCACCAGCACATTCAAGACGCCCTGGCGGTCGAGCTGACTCCCGTCCCGGCCACCGAGGAGGACCTTCCCGGGCTGCTCGCCGAGCGGCGCGAGTCGGCGTTCGACCTCACCAAGGACGTGCCGTGGCGATGTGAGCTCTTCGGACTCGCGGAGAAGGAGCACGTGCTGCACCTGCAGGTGCATCGGATCCTCGCCGACGACGACTCGCTGGACGTGTTCTTCCGCGACCTGGCGGCCGCATACGGCGCGCGGCGCGAGGGCCGGGTCCCGGAGCGCGCGCCCCTGGCCGTGCAGTTCGCCGACTACGCGATCTGGGAGCAGCGACTGCTCGCGGACGAGAACGAGCCGGGCAGCCTGCCCAACGAGCAGATTGCCTTCTGGCGGGACAACCTGGCCGGCATCGACGGAGAGACGGCGCTGCCGTTCGACCGCCTGCGGTCGGCTGTCGCGTCGCGTCGGGCCGGTACGGTCGAGCTGCGGCTGGACGCGGGCCCGTACGCCCGGTTGATGGACGCAGCGGAGTCGGCCGGCGCGGACGCGTTCCAGGTGGTGCACGCCGCGCTCGCCATGCTGCTGACGAAACTGGGCGCGGGCCACGACCTGGTGATCGGCACGACGCTGCCCCGGGACGAGGACCTCATCGACCTCGAGCCGATGATCGGGCCGTTCGCCCGGCCGGTCGCCCTGCGCACGGAAGTCTCCGGCGACCCGACCTTCCTGGAAGTCGTCACCCGCGTGCAGGAAGCGGTCCAGGCCGCGCAGGAGCACCTGGACGTGCCCTTCGAGCGGCTCGCCGAGCTGCTCGACCTGCCCGCCTCGCTCTCCCGCCACCCCGTGTTCCAGGTGGGGCTGGAGGTGTTGGAGGAAGGGCTCGGCACCTGGGACGCGATGGAACTGCCGGGCCTGCGCACCGATGTCGAACCCGGCGGGGCCGAAGCCATGGAGCTGGATCTCGCGTTCAAGCTCACCGACCGCCTCGACGACGACGAGGAGGACTGCATCGAAGGCATCCTCCGCTATGCCACCGACCTGTTCGACCGGGACACGGCCGAGTCGGTGGCCCGGCGGCTGGTCCGCGTCCTGGAACAGGTGGCGGAGGATCCCCGGCGGCGGATCAGCGACCTGGACATCTTCCTGGACGACTTCGAACGCAGCCGTCCGGTCATCGCACCGGCACGGTGGGCCGGGGCCGTGCCCCCGGCGCTCGCCGACCTGGCCGAGGACGGTCCGCCCGGTGCGCTCCTGCTCGACGACCAGCTGTGCCCGGTCACTCCCGGGGCCGTGGGCAATCTCTACGTCACCGGGCCCGCAGTGGACGCGGGCAAGGCCGGTCGGTCGACCGTGCCCTGCCCGTTCGGGACTCCGGGACATCAGATGCTGCGCACGGGCCTGCTCGCCCGGAAGACCTCGGCCAAAACCCTGGTCGTCGTGGGCGAGCGGCGGCGCTCGACCCCTTCGGTGAAGACGGGTGACTACGAGATCCTGCTGCCGCTGCAAGTCGGCGGTGACCGCCCGCCACTGTTCTGCCTCCACGCGAGCGGCGGTCTGAGCTGGAACTATCAGCCGTTGCTGCGGCATCTTCCCGCGAATCAGCCGGTCTACGGAGTGCAGGCACGCGGCTTGGCCCGTACCGAACCCCTGCCCGGCAGCGTCGAGGAGATGGCGGCCGACTACCTCGAGCACATCCGGGCTGTGCAGCCGACCGGGCCGTACCACCTCCTCGGCTGGTCCCTCGGCGGGCGGATCGCGCAGGCGATGGTCGCGTTGCTCGAGGCGGAAGGGGAGGAGGTCGGCCTGCTCGCCCTGCTCGACGCCTATCCCGTCTACATGGGACGGAACGCGACCGGCACGGTGAGCGAAGAAGCCATGCGCGACGAGGAGGCCCTGCAGAAGCGCAAGGAGCAGGACCTGGAACTCGCCGGTGGACTGGTCCAGGGGCCCGGCACCAGGAAGCGCCTCGAGGCGGTGATGCGAAACCTCTGGGAGGTCGGGCCGCGGCATATCGCCTCGCCCTTCGCCGGCGACATCCTGCTCTTCATCGCCTCGATGGAACGGCCGGCGCATCTGCCCGTACCGGAGGCGATAGCCAGCTGGAAGGACTTCACCAGCGGAACCATCGAGCCCCACGAGATCCCGTCCAACCACTACGACTTGGTGCAACCAGCGGCGCTGGCCCAGATTGGTGCCATCGTCGCCGAGAAGCTCCATTCCCGGCCGAAGAGCGAAAGGACAGAACGATGACCAACCCGTTCGACGACGACGGATCCTTTTTCGTGCTGGTCAACGATGAGGGCCAGCATTCCCTCTGGCCGACCTTCGCGGAAGTGCCCGCCGGATGGTCCCGTGTCCACGGTGAGGCCACCCGTCAGGAGTGCCTCGACTACGTCGAGGAGAACTGGAAGGACCTCCGGCCGAAGAGCCTCATCCAGGAAGCCGGCGTCTGAGGCGAAGGCGTCCAGCTGCTCGATGTGGACGGTTGGACGGGCTCGGCGCCCGTCCAACCGGCTCGCGACAACGATTCCTCATCCGAGGCTGGACGAGGCGAAAGGACCTGTGCGGTGCCCGAGGAGAACAACGCTGTCCGGGGAACGTTCGAGGAGATCAACGTTGACCTGGGCCTGGACATACACCGACGGGACCGGTTCGATCCGGTGCCGGAGCTGCGCGCCTTGATGGCCGAAGGCCCCATGGCCGTACTGGGCGTCGAGGATGTCCCCGAAGGGCGGACCGCGTGGCTTGCCGCCGGGTACGACGAGATCCGGCATGTTCTCAGCTCGGACAAATTCAGTTCCAAGCTGCTCTACCGTGGCACCGCGGCCGGTTTCATATTCCCCGGCTTCCTCACCCAGTACGATCCACCGGAACACACGCGTCTGCGCCGGATGGTGACAGGCCCGTTCGCCATCCGGCGAATACAGGGGTTTCGGCCGCAGGTTGAGAAGATCGTCGAAGCCACCCTTGACGACATCGAGGCCACCGGTGGCCCGGTGGACTTCGTCCCGCATTTCGGGTGGCCCATCGCGACGACGGTGACCTGTGATTTCGTCGGCATTCCACGCGATGATCAGGTGGAGCTGTCCCGTGCCCTGCACGCCAGCCGGGCCGAACGGTCGGGTAAGCGGCGCCTGGCGGCGGGAAACAAGTTCTGGGCGTACATGAACCAGGTCGTGACGCGTACCCGCCGCGATCCCGGTGACGACCTGTTCGGCGTCGTGGTGCGCGAGCACGGCGACGACATAACCGACGCGGAGCTGATCGGAGTGGCCGCGTTCGTCATGGGCGCCGGCGGGGACCAGGTGGCTCGCTTCCTCGCGGCGGCCGCATGGCTGATGGTCGAGGAGCCCGAGCAGTTCGCCGTGCTGCGGGACAGGCCGGACACCGTGCCGGACTGGCTGGACGAGGTGGTCCGGTACATCACCAGTGACGAGAAGACCACTCCGCGCGTCGCGTTGGAGGACGTGCGTATCAGTGGTTGCCCCATCAAGGCAGGCGACACCGTCACACCCTCGTTCCTGGCCGCGAACCGCTGGAACTTCCCCGGCCCGGACGACCGCTTCGACATCACCAGGGAAAAGCCCGCGCATGTCGCGTTCGGGCACGGCATCCATCACTGCCTCGGCCGGTCGCTGGCCGAGATGGTGTTCCGGGTGGCGATTCCGGCTCTGGCACACCGCTTTCCCACCCTGCGGCTGGCCGAACCGGACCGCGAGATCAAGTTGGGGCAGCCGCCGCTCAACGTGGAAGCCCTGCGGCTCAACTGGTAGCGCCGGATCTAGGAGGAGAATCGATGGCAGGGGAGGAGCTTCCCGTTGAGTGGTGACGACCCACGCCCCGTCCACGTTCGCAGGCACGGCCTCGATCCGGCGGACGAACTGCTCGCTGCAGGACCGCTGACGAGGGTCACCGTCGGATCCGGAGCGGACGCCGTGACCCGCTGGATGGTGACCACGCACGCCCTCGTCCGACAGGTGATGGGCGATCACAGGAGGTTCAGCACACGGCGACGCTGGGACCGGCGGGACGAGATCGGCGGGGAGGGCATCTTCCGGCCGCGTGAGCTGGTCGGCAACCTGATGGACTACGACCCGCCGGAGCACACCCGGATGCGGCAGAAGCTGACCTCCGGCTTCACGCTGCGCAAGATGCAGCGTATGCAGCCCTCCATCGAACAGATCGTGACCGAGCGTCTCGATGCCATGGAGCAGGCGGGATCCCCCGCGGATCTGATCGAGTACGTCGCCGAGGAGGTGCCCGGGGCCGTGCTGTGCGAGCTGATCGGCGTGCCCCGGGACGACCGGGTCATGTTCATGCAGCTGTGTCACGGGCATCTCGATGCCTCGCGAAGCCAGAAGAGGCGGGCGGCGGCCGGCGAGGCCTTCTCCCGCTACCTGTTGGCGATGATCGCCAGAGAACGGAAGAATCCGGGCGAGGGGCTGATCGGAGCCATCGTCGCCGAACACGGCGACGCGGCCACGGACGAGGAGCTGAGGGGCTTCTGCGTCCAGGTGATGCTGGCCGGCGACGACAACATCTCCGGAATGATCGGGCTGGGCGTGCTGGCGCTGCTGCGGCACCCCGAGCAGATCGCCGCGTTTCGGGGCGACGAGCGGTCGGCGCAACGGGCGGTCGACGAGCTGATCCGCTACCTGACGGTCACCTATTCCCCGACACCCCGCATCGCCATGGAGGACGTCATCATCGGGGACCAGGTGGTCAAGAAGGGGGAGAGCGTCATCTGCTCGCTTCCGGCGGCCAACCGTGACCCTGCCCTGACGCCGGATCCGGAACGTCTCGATGTCACGCGCGATTCCGTCCCGCATGTCGCGTTCGGGCACGGCGTCCATCATTGCCTCGGAGCAGCTCTGGCCCGCCTCGAACTGCGGACTGTCTATACCGCTCTGTGGCGGCGATTTCCCGGGCTGAGGCTCGCGGATCCCGCGCAGGAGGACATGTTCCGCTTGACCACCCCTGCGTATGGACTGACGGAGCTGATGGTCGCTTGGTGATTGTCCGGAATAACTGCTGTGACCGGTGATGCAAACGACCACAGAGGAGTAGGTATGAACGGAATCCGATGGATCGCGTCCTATCCCAAGGCCGGAAACACGTGGCTCAGGTGCATGCTGGCCGCCTACATATCGGGAGAATCCCCGAAGGTCTGGAACGATGTGTACGCCACGACCCCCGTGCTCGAGGGGATGCTGCGTTACGGAGATCTGCCGCCGGTGGAGCCGACGGAACCGGTGCTGCTGAAGACGCACCTCAGGGCCGATGTGCCGGTGCTGGACGTGCTGAGGAAGTCGACCGGCAAGGTTCTCTATCTTGTGCGCAACCCGAGGGATGTCCTGCTCAGTTCGCTGCGCATGGCCGCGATACCGCTCGACGACCTGGAGAGAAGCCGCGCCTTCGTCCGCGAATTCATCGCCACGGAAGGCCACCAACTGGCGGCGCTCTCGCCGGGCGTCGGTATCGGGTCGTGGCCGGAGAACGTGCGGAGCTGGACCGAGTCGTCGGGTGACCGCTTCCCGAACGCGGACCTGCTGACGGTGCGCTATGAGGATCTGCGTGCCGATCCGGTAGCACGGCTCGCCGAGATCATGGAATTCCTCGCCCTCGGGGAGCCCGTCGAGATCGCGAACATTCGCCGCGCGGTGGAAGCCAGCACCCTGGAACGGATGCGTGAACTGGAGCAGCAGAGCGCACGGGTGGGGGGTGGGACGTCGCCCACTGGCCAGGAGGCCGGCGGTGATGGGCCGAAATTCGTGGGCGAGGGCAGGTACGGCGACCGTTCACTGTCCTTCTTGGGCGATGAGATCGAGTCCGCCTATCAGGAGCTGCTGCATGGGGACTCTGCATACGCTCATTACGCGAAGCAGTACGGGTACGCCGAATAGCTAGCTGTCCCCGAAACGCTAGTATCGGCCAGTGAAGGAGATTCCACTCGTATGGGGCAGCGTATCGGTCAGGTCGCACCAATCCTACGAGAGCCGCCGAACTTCAAGTTGAGAACGAACTGTGATCCGCATGCGGAAAACTTCGATCTCCAAGCGCATGGCCCGCTGTTCCGGATTGTCGGAGAGGCGTCCGAGCAGCTGGGCAGGGACTATGTTTGGCAGGCGTTCGGGTACGACGTCGTGCGCAGGATATTGGGCGATCACGAGAATTTCACGACCCGGCCTCGGTTCATCCAGGGGGAATCGGAGGAACGCGTAGAGCCCCAGTTCGTCGGGCAGATATCGACGTATGATCCGCCTGAGCACACACGCCTGCGGAAGATGCTGACACCGGAGTTCACGGTCCGGCGCATACGCAAGATGGAGCCCAACATACAAGCCCTTATCGACGATCGGCTCGAGATGATGGACGCCGCGGGACCACTCGCGGACATCCAGCGGGATTTCGCCGATCCGATCGGCGCGGGTGTTCTGTGTGAGCTGCTCGGCATCCCGCGGGATGATCGACGCGAGTTCGTCCGTCGGCTCAGGCGGAACGTCGATCTGAGTCGCGGGCTCAAGGCGAGGGCCGCCGACAGCGCGGCGTTCAACAGGTACCTGGACAACCTGATCACCCGGCAGCGGAAGGACCCCGGCGAGGGGCTCCTCGGCATGGTCGTGCAAGGGCACGGGGACAACATCACGGACGAGGAGTTGAAGGGCCTGTGCATGGCGCTGATCCTCGGTGGTGTCGAGACCGTCGCGGGGATGATCGGATTCGGGGTCGTCGCGCTTCTGGATAACCCCGACCAAATACCGTTGCTTTTCGCGGGCCGCGAGAAGGCCGATCTCCTGGTCAACGAACTGGTGCGTTATCTGTCGCCCGTGCAGGGGCCAAATCCCCGCCTGGCCATCAAGGACGTGGTCATCGATGGACAGTTGATCAAGGCGGGGGACTATGTGCTGTGCTCGGTTCTCATGGCCAACCGGGATGACGCGCTGACGCCGAACCCCAACGTCGTCGACGCGAACCGTGAACCGGTCTCGGACGTGGGATTCGGGCACGGCATCCACTACTGCGTAGGCGCGGCGTTGGCAAGGGCGATGCTGCGAATTTCCTATCAGTCCCTCTGGCAGCGCTTCCCCGGGCTCCGGCTGGCAGTGCCCATCGGTGAAGTGAAGTACCGAAACGCGTTCGTCGACTGCCCGGATCAGGTGCCAGTCACTTGGTAGTGATCGAGCGGTGCACCCTCAGAAAATCAGCCGCAATAATGTGACCCGCAACAGAGGAGACGGTGGCGAGATGTCGGTCGAAGAATTCGATGTAGTGGTGGCCGGTGGTGGGCCGGGTGGTTCGACGGTGGCCACACTCGTGGCCATGCAGGGCCATCGGGTGCTGCTGCTGGAGAAAGAGAACTTTCCCCGGTACCAGATCGGTGAGTCGTTGCTGCCCGCCACGGTGCACGGAGTGTGCCGGATGCTCGGCGTCGCGGACGAACTGGCCGAATGCGGGTTCCCGATGAAGCGGGGTGGCACGTTCCGCTGGGGCGCTCGCCCGGAGCCGTGGACGTTCCACTTCGGCCTCTCCGCCCGGATGGCCGGCTCGACGTCGTACGCCTATCAGGTCGAGCGGGCGCGATTCGACGAGATCCTGTTGAACAACGCCAAACGCAAGGGTGTGGTCGTGCGGGAGGGATGCGCGGTCACCGATGTGGTGGAAGACGGCGATCGTGTCACCGGTCTGCGTTACACCGATCCCGATGGCATTGAGCGTGCGGTGTCGGCGCGCTTCGTGGTTGACGCGTCGGGCAACAAGAGCCGGCTGTACACCAACGTCGGCGGCACGCGGAACTATTCGGAGTTCTTCCGCAGCCTGGCGCTGTTCGGGTACTTCGAAGGGGGCAAGCGGCTGCCCGAGCCCGCCTCCGGCAACATCCTGAGCGTGGCCTTCGACAGCGGCTGGTTCTGGTACATCCCGCTGAGCGACACGCTGACCAGCGTCGGCGCGGTAGTGCGCAGGGAGGACGCCGAGAAGGTCCAAGGAGATCGGGAGAAGGCACTCAATTCCTTGATCGCCGAGTGCCCGATGATCTCGGAATACCTGTCGGACGCGACCCGGGTGACGACCGGCAAGTACGGGGAAGTGCGGGTCCGCAAGGACTACTCGTATCAGCAGACGAGTTACTGGCGGCCGGGGATGGTTCTGGTCGGCGATGCCGCGTGCTTCGTGGACCCGGTGTTCTCTTCCGGGGTGCATCTGGCGACCTACAGCGGGCTGCTCGCGGCCCGGTCGATCAACAGCGTCCTCGCGGGCGAGCTGGATGAGAAGACGGTACTGACCGAGTTCGAGGCGCGGTATCGCCGCGAGTACCAGGTGTTCTACGAGTTCCTCATGTCGTTCTACCAGATGAACGTGAACGAGGACTCGTATTTCTGGCAGGCCAAGAAGGTCACGAACAGTCAGAACGCCACGGATATCGAGTCGTTCGTGGAGCTGATCGGTGGGGTGTCGTCCGGTGAGACGGCGCTGACGCCGGCGGACAGGATAGCCGAGCGCAGCGCCGAGTTCGCCGCGGCCGTGGATCAGATGGCAGGCGGCGACCAGGAGGACATGGTGCCGATGTTCAAGTCGCAGGTGGTCCAGCAGGCGATGCAGGAGGCGGGCCAGGTGCAGATGAAGGCGCTGCTCGGCGAGGACGCCGAGCCCGAGCTGCCGCTGTTCCCCGGCGGGCTCGTGACCTCGCCCGACGGAATGAAATGGATGCCCCATCAACCGGCGTGAACCCTCCGCGCTTCGGACAGTCCGCCGGTGCTCAAAGTCCTACGAAACAGGGGATGCGAAATGCGTGTGTTGCTGTCGACGTATGGCAGCCGCGGAGACGTCGAACCGCTGGCAGCACTGGCGGCGGGGTTGCGGGAGCTCGGCGCGGAGGCGCGGGTGTGCGCACCGCCGGACTGCGCGGAGCGGCTGGCCGAGGTCGGTGTGCCGCATGTGCCGGTCGGCCCGTCGGCGCGCGCGCCGAGACACGGAACTGCGCCGCCGTCCCCCGAGGACATGCTCAGATTCTCGGCCGAGGCGATCGCCACGCAGTTCGACCAGCTCCCGGCAGCCGCCGAGGGGTGTGACGCGGTGGTGACGACCGGTTTGCTGCCCGTCGCGATCGGGGTCCGGTCGGTGGCCGAGAAGCTGGGCATCCCCTACTTCTACGCCTTCCACTGCCCGATCTACATGCCGTCGCCGTACTACCCGCCGCCGCCTCCCCTTGGCGAGCCGCCCGCACGGGATGTGACCGACATCGGGGCGCTGTGGGACCGGAACAACCAGAGCGCCTACCGGCGGTACGGCGGCCCGCTCAACGACAGGCGGCGCGCGATCGGCCTGCCACCGGTGGAGGACATCTTCACCTTCGGTTACACCGATCATCCCTGGCTGGCGGCGGACGCGGTCCTGGCCCCGCTGCAGCCGACGGACCGCGACGCCGTGCAGACCGGAGCGTGGATCCTGCCGGACGAACGGCCCCTTTCGGTGGAACTGGAGGCGTTTCTGGATGCCGGGTCACCGCCGGTGTACGTGGGTTTCGGCAGCCTGCGTGCGCCTGCGGACGCCGTCCGGGTGGCCGTCGAGGCGGTCCGTGCCCATGGCCGCCGGGTGATCCTCTCCCGCGGATGGGCCGATTTGATCTTGCCCGACGACCGGGATGACTGCTTCACCATCGGAGAAGTGAACCAACAGGTGCTGTTCGGCCGGGTGGCCGCCGTCATCCACCACGGCGGCGCGGGCACGACGCACGTGGCCGCGCGGGCAGGCGCCCCCCAGGTCGTGGTGCCCCAGATCGCGGACCAGCCGTACTACGCCGGCCGGGTGGCCGAGCTGGGCATCGGGGTGGCACATGACGGTCCGGCCCCGACGTTCGAATCCTTGTCGGTCGCGCTCGGCACAGCCCTTGCCCCGGGAACCCGCGCACGAGCGACGGCCGCGGCAGGCACGATCCGCGGCGATGGGACAAGGGTGGCCGCGGAGCTGCTGCTCGATGCGGCCGGCCAGGACAAGGAGGCTGTCCCCGCATGAACCACACCGGTCCGTCCAGTCCTCACTCGTTGCGACGCGGTAAGGCCGTCGATAGATTGACTGCCATGTTTCGCGGCCCCGACCGGACCCGATTACTGGTGATATCCCCTCATTTGGACGACGCGGTCCTGTCCTTCGGGGCCGGCCTCGCCCAGGCGGAGCGGGACGGTGCACAGGCGACCGTCTTCACGGTATTTGCCGGCACCGCATCACCTCCCTACTCCCCGGCGGCGCAGCGATTGCACGGAATCTGGGGCATCTCGCCGGATCAGGACGCATCGCTGTATCGCCGAAAAGAAGACATTGCCGCTCTCGGCCACCTGGGGGTCGACTACCGGCACGGCCGATTCCTTGAGGCCATTTATCGCAAGTTGCCGGATGGTCAATGGCTGGCTGACAACGTGCCAGGCCGGCAGAAGGTGGCAATCAGCAGACAATCGTCACAGGGCGATTCGGATCTGTTTTCCGCGGTAAAGGCTGACATCGAGACGGTTGTCGACGAGTGTACTCCGACGCTGATCGTCACCTGTGCGGCCGCCAACGGTCATACCGACAACGAGATCGCACGAGATGCCGCGCTGTTCGTGGCGCACGAGCAGCGCATTCCGGTGCGACTGTGGGAAGACCTTCCGCACGCGATCTTTGGGTTGGGTCCCGTCGAACTGCCGAGGGGATTTCGTCTCGGTCCTCCCGATTTCAGTTCCGTCAAGACGGAGACACGGGCGCGGAAATTCGAAGCCCTGAAGCGCTATCCGTCGCAAATGTCGATGCTCAACGGGCCCGACAAGGATCTGTTCGCCCAGCTGGAAAAGCATGCTCGGGAAAACTCACCACACGGCGGGTACGGCGAAAAGACCTGGGAAGTTGTCTGACGAATGTCGACCAGGAGGTTGGCCTTATGAGTAATCAGCTGGAGCATGGCCCGGTTCGGACGACTCGCGCGGAAGCTTTGCTGGCCTCCGTAGGCGAGCGAGGCGTACTGCGCAGTTTCTATGACGAGGACGTCGGGTCCGATTTGATGCAGGATGCGGACGGCATCTCGGAAGCGCAGGAGATGGCCGCCCGCATTCGCCCTGCGTCCGGACCGGTGCTGGAACTCGCTGCCGGAACGGGCCGGCTGACCTTCCCCTTCCTGACGCTCGGGTTCGAGGTGACCGCACTTGAGCTGTCGACCACGATGGTCGCCAGCCTTCGGCGGCAGCTGGAAGACGAGCCGGCGGATCTCCGGGGCCGGTGCACCGTGGTTCAAGGAGACATGAGCGCCTTCGCGTTGGATCAGCGCTTTGGAAGCGTGGTCATCAGCTACGGCTCGATCAGCCTCCTGGACGACGCCGGTAGGCGTGGCCTGTACGCGTCGGTTCGTGAGCACCTCGAGCCCGGCGGGCAGTTCCTGATCAGCATGGCCAACGCCGGCAGGTCGGAGTCGCTGGAGCGCGATCAGGAGTTGTCAGG is part of the Streptomyces sp. NBC_00654 genome and encodes:
- a CDS encoding cytochrome P450 — its product is MGQRIGQVAPILREPPNFKLRTNCDPHAENFDLQAHGPLFRIVGEASEQLGRDYVWQAFGYDVVRRILGDHENFTTRPRFIQGESEERVEPQFVGQISTYDPPEHTRLRKMLTPEFTVRRIRKMEPNIQALIDDRLEMMDAAGPLADIQRDFADPIGAGVLCELLGIPRDDRREFVRRLRRNVDLSRGLKARAADSAAFNRYLDNLITRQRKDPGEGLLGMVVQGHGDNITDEELKGLCMALILGGVETVAGMIGFGVVALLDNPDQIPLLFAGREKADLLVNELVRYLSPVQGPNPRLAIKDVVIDGQLIKAGDYVLCSVLMANRDDALTPNPNVVDANREPVSDVGFGHGIHYCVGAALARAMLRISYQSLWQRFPGLRLAVPIGEVKYRNAFVDCPDQVPVTW
- a CDS encoding tryptophan 7-halogenase yields the protein MSVEEFDVVVAGGGPGGSTVATLVAMQGHRVLLLEKENFPRYQIGESLLPATVHGVCRMLGVADELAECGFPMKRGGTFRWGARPEPWTFHFGLSARMAGSTSYAYQVERARFDEILLNNAKRKGVVVREGCAVTDVVEDGDRVTGLRYTDPDGIERAVSARFVVDASGNKSRLYTNVGGTRNYSEFFRSLALFGYFEGGKRLPEPASGNILSVAFDSGWFWYIPLSDTLTSVGAVVRREDAEKVQGDREKALNSLIAECPMISEYLSDATRVTTGKYGEVRVRKDYSYQQTSYWRPGMVLVGDAACFVDPVFSSGVHLATYSGLLAARSINSVLAGELDEKTVLTEFEARYRREYQVFYEFLMSFYQMNVNEDSYFWQAKKVTNSQNATDIESFVELIGGVSSGETALTPADRIAERSAEFAAAVDQMAGGDQEDMVPMFKSQVVQQAMQEAGQVQMKALLGEDAEPELPLFPGGLVTSPDGMKWMPHQPA
- a CDS encoding glycosyltransferase, with protein sequence MRVLLSTYGSRGDVEPLAALAAGLRELGAEARVCAPPDCAERLAEVGVPHVPVGPSARAPRHGTAPPSPEDMLRFSAEAIATQFDQLPAAAEGCDAVVTTGLLPVAIGVRSVAEKLGIPYFYAFHCPIYMPSPYYPPPPPLGEPPARDVTDIGALWDRNNQSAYRRYGGPLNDRRRAIGLPPVEDIFTFGYTDHPWLAADAVLAPLQPTDRDAVQTGAWILPDERPLSVELEAFLDAGSPPVYVGFGSLRAPADAVRVAVEAVRAHGRRVILSRGWADLILPDDRDDCFTIGEVNQQVLFGRVAAVIHHGGAGTTHVAARAGAPQVVVPQIADQPYYAGRVAELGIGVAHDGPAPTFESLSVALGTALAPGTRARATAAAGTIRGDGTRVAAELLLDAAGQDKEAVPA
- a CDS encoding PIG-L deacetylase family protein, with product MNHTGPSSPHSLRRGKAVDRLTAMFRGPDRTRLLVISPHLDDAVLSFGAGLAQAERDGAQATVFTVFAGTASPPYSPAAQRLHGIWGISPDQDASLYRRKEDIAALGHLGVDYRHGRFLEAIYRKLPDGQWLADNVPGRQKVAISRQSSQGDSDLFSAVKADIETVVDECTPTLIVTCAAANGHTDNEIARDAALFVAHEQRIPVRLWEDLPHAIFGLGPVELPRGFRLGPPDFSSVKTETRARKFEALKRYPSQMSMLNGPDKDLFAQLEKHARENSPHGGYGEKTWEVV
- the mpaM gene encoding daptide-type RiPP biosynthesis methyltransferase, giving the protein MSNQLEHGPVRTTRAEALLASVGERGVLRSFYDEDVGSDLMQDADGISEAQEMAARIRPASGPVLELAAGTGRLTFPFLTLGFEVTALELSTTMVASLRRQLEDEPADLRGRCTVVQGDMSAFALDQRFGSVVISYGSISLLDDAGRRGLYASVREHLEPGGQFLISMANAGRSESLERDQELSGRSGRRYVLHVRRSPAEAIQDITVYPADDTSDPFVVCTSRLRLLESNQVVRELEQAGFDVMEPASFRSAGGSGRHDALLLEASLRGDPS